A region of the Hyalangium gracile genome:
CCCCCGGGGCCCGCAAGAGCTGCGGAGCCCCTCCAGGGAGCGCAAAAGCTGCGCTCCGCTCGCCCCTAGGTTCCGGCGTCCGAGGGCGTCCCCGCGTCCGGCTTCGAGCCGGGCTTGCGCAGCGGGCACGCCATCACGGCGCCCTCGGGATCGATGGCGTCCTTGCCGGACTCCACCTTGAGGATCTTCCTCCCCTCGCCGATGACGAAGGTGTAGCGCTGCGCGAAGGACACCACCGGTGTCTTCACGTCGAACGCCTTCACCACCTTGCCATCCGGATCCGGAATGAAGGCGAACGGCGCCTTCAGGGACTCCTTGAACTTCTTCAACGTCGCCGCGTCATCCATTGAGACGGCCAGGACCTGGCCGTTGAGCTTCTCGATGTCCGCGTACCGGTCCCGGTACGCCGAGAGCTCGCGCGTTCAACCAGGTGTGAACGCCTTGGGGAAGAACGCGACGATGACCGGGCCCGTCTTCACCAGCTCCGACAGCGTGTGCGTCTTGCCGTCGGTGTCCGTCACCGTGAAGTCCGGCGCCGTGTCACCCGCTTGAGGGACAGCGCTCGAGAACAAGCCCGTCACCAGGATGGGTAGGAGCATGCCCCGGGTCTTAATGGCCCGCCCGCCCGGAAGGCAAGCGCCGCGGTGCTCCCGCTGTCACGTGCCGGCCATGCGCGCCCACACCGCCGCCGCGGCCTCGCGCGCCTGGTCCGCCACCACCATCGGGTTCACCGACAGCGGCCGGCGCGCCCAGATGCGCCAGCTGCCGTCCACCATCACCGCCTCCACGTGCCGCGAGCCCAGGCCGAACACCACGTGCCAGGCCAGGTTCTCCGGAGTGAGCGGCGTGGCCGGCAGGTAGTCCAGGATGAGCAGGTCCGCCAGCGCTCCCTCGCGCAGCGGGCCCACCTGCAGCTCGAACGCCTGCGACGCCAGCCGGTGGCCGTTGGCCAGGTAGCGCAGCACGTCGATGGGCTGCCCCGCCTCGCGCGAGCGCAGGTACGCCGCCTGCGCCTCGGCGAACAGGTCCGCCGAGAGGCTGTCCGCCCCCAGCGTGGCGCGCGCGCCGAACTTCAGCGCTGGCGCGTACCCCACCTCCAGCCGCTGGTTGGAGCGCGGCGTGTGCACCAGCCACGCGCCCGTGCTGATCACCTGCGCCAGGTCTCCCCAGGCCAGGTGCCCCGCGTGCGCCACCAGGCTCTGGGGCGACAGCAGCCCCACGTCCATCAGCCGCGCCACCGGCGACGCGCCGTGCCGCTCCACGGAGAGCTTCTCGTCGAGCGGATCCTCGGCCAGCGGCACGTGCAGCCCGGTGTTCGTCGTGGCCACCGCCTGCTTGAGCCCCTCCAGCGCCTCGTTGCCCAGGGTGAAGCACTGGCCGGAGCCCACCTGCCCGCGGAAGCGCCCCTTGGCCTTCTTCGTGAAGGAGACGGTCTCCTCCAGCCCCTCCTCGCGGCCCACCGCCCCCGCGCGGTCCGTCACCGCGTAGGACAGCACCCCGCGCACCCCCACCTCGTGGAGCCCGCGCGCCACCCGCGTCAGCGAGCCCAGAATCTCCTTCGGCGAGGAGTGCAGATCGAACACCGTGGTGGTGCCGCACTGCAGCGCCTCCAGCCCGCCCGCCGTGGCCGCCACCTGCACCGCGTCCAGGTCCAGCGCGCCCTCGTAGCGCCAGCGCACCTTCTCCAGCGCCTCCTGGTAGCTGTCCAGCGCCGGCTCGGGCATGCCTCGGCCCAGCGACATGTGCAGCCGGTGGTGCGCGCTCACCAGGCCCGGGAAGACGAGCTTGCCCGACAGCGCCACCACCTCGTCATCCGGCTGAGGCTGCAGATCCGGGCCTCGCGCCACGATGCGCGCATCGTCGATGCGGAGATCCACCCGCTCGACGGTGGCCGGCTCCAGCTCTACGACATATCCACCCTTGAGGACGGTACCCAACGTCGCTCCCACCTCGCAGCTGCCAAGGAAAGCCTCTCGCCCGGGCCCTGGCAGTCCAGGTTCCCGGCTCTTTCAGACGTTACCACCCTGCTCCCCCCCTCGCGCCAGCAGCGGGGAGAGAGGTAGGTGCGAGTGCTCTCAGCGCACCGCCACCGGAGGCTTGACGGCGTCCTCGGCGGGCCGGGCCGCGCTGCCGCGCCGCAGCTTCACCACCTCGGCCGTCACCGTCACGCTGCTGGGCAGGGGGACGAAGAAGAAGATGGCCCCCAGCACCTTCTGCACCGGCAGGTACTGCGTCTGCCGGAAGCGCACGTTGATGGCGCCGTCGCCGCCCATCTGGCGAATCTGGGGGATGAGGACGTCCTGGAAGCCGGACTGGAGGTCGGTGCCCACCACGTCGGCGAAGCCGAACAGCAGCACGCCCGAGCGCGTCACCTGCACCATGCCCAGCGACTCGTAGGGCTCCGGGATGTTGCCGGCGGTGACGAACACGTCCTGGCCGCCGCGGTCCGAGGGGACGGAGGCGGTGTTGATGACGGTGCAGCCGGTGAGGGCCGCGAGCGAGACAGCGAGCAGAAGGCGCATCGGAGGGGGCCTCACGGAGCGGAGAGGAACTGGATGACTTCGCCGGTGACGATGACCGAGCGGTTGCGGGTCTTCACCTCGCCCTTGCCGCTGGCGACGTTGGACACCGTCTCGGAGAGATCCGAGATGCGTTCGATCTCGGTGGGGGGGTTCTCGTCGAGGAACTCGATGTGGATGACGCCGTCACCGCCCATCTGGGCGGCCACCTGGGCCATCGTGCCGCGGATGGTGCTGTCCAGGCCGGCCTCGCCCATGTCCGACACGCCCGCGACGGTGACGCCGTAGCCCGTCACCTGGGCGAAGCCCACCGTGCGGTAGGGGCGCGGCGAGTGGCCGGTGGTCAGGAAGATGCCACGGCCGTCCTCGGCGGACGGACGGCTGGACAGGGGCGAGCCACGCACCGTGGCGCCACAGCCGGTGGCCAACACCAGGGAAACGAGCAGCAGGAGTCTCACCAGGAACTCTCCAGGAGCGGGAAGTCAGGGCTCAGCGAGTAGGGGGCACGACGCTCGCCCCCATGCCTGGCGCGGCGGCGCCCGCCTCGAGCTTCACCACCTCGCCGGTGATGGTGGCCTCGCTGGGCAGGGGGAAGAAGAAGAGGATGGCGAAGAGGATGCGGGTGGGCAGCGTGTACTGCGTCTGCTGGAAGCGCACGTTGATGACGCCGTCGCCGCCCATCTGGCGCACCTGGGGCAGCAGCTGCTCGTCCAGGTCTCCCTGCAGGTCCGTGCTCGCCGGATCCGCGAAGCCGAAGAGGATGGCGCCGCGCCGCGTGGCCTGCACCACCCCCAGGCTCTTGTAGGGGCCCGGCAGGTCCGAGGTGGTGACGAACACGTCATGGCCGCGAGGCGTCGAGGGCGCCCTCGCGACATCCACCGCCGTGCACCCGCTCGAGGCGAGCAGCACTCCCAGGAGCAGACCCAGCCGACCACACATGCACTTCACCTCCGTTGCCGCGCGGGGCGGTAGCGTGGGGCGGGAAACATCTCGGGGCAAATTTCCTGCCTTCCCGCCCTCTGTGCCGGCAGCCAGGCACCAAAACGCCCATGGGAGGCAGGACGCGGGCCCTCGGGATACGTAGACTGGGCGCGCCGTGAGCCCCCCCGAACAGAACCCCTCCTGGCTGGGTCGCTACCGCCTGAGCGCGCGCATCGCGACGGGCGGCATGGCGGAGGTGTATCTGGGCCGCCGCATCGAGGAGAGTGGCCAGCGCGGCCCGGCGGTGGCGGTGAAGCGACTGCTGCCGCACCTGGTGTCGGACCGGCGCATCGTCCAGATGTTCCTCAACGAGGCGCGCATCACCGCCCAGGTGCACCACCCGAACGTCGTCACCATCCTCGAGCTGGGCATCGAGGACTCCGAGCCCTTCATCGCCATGGAGCTGCTGGAGGGGCGCTCGTTCGCGGAGCTGCGCGCGGAGGCGGCCGAGCGAGGCCAGCGCGTGCCCCTGGGCGTCACCCTGCGCGTGCTGGTGGAGGCATGTCGCGGGCTGGACGCCGCGCACCGGGCCGTGGACGAGGCTGGCCGGCCGCTGCGCATCGTCCACCGGGACTTCACCCCGGACAACATCCACGTGGGCGTCAACGGGGCCATCAAGGTCATCGACTTCGGCATCGCCAAGGCGGAGACGCTCGGCTCGGGGACGGAGCCCGGTACGCTCAAGGGCAAGTTCTTCTACATGTCGCCGGAGATGATCGTCGGCAAGACGGTGGATCACCGCGCCGACATCTTCGCCGCTGGGGTGATGCTCTACGAGCAGCTCTGCGGCCGGCGGCCCTTCACCGGACTGAACCCCGAGGAGGTGCTGTCGCGCATCGCCGAGGGGCGCCCCAGGCCGCCCACCGCGTTCGATCCGTCCGTGCCCCACGCGCTGGAGCACATCTGCCTCACGGCGCTGCACCGCGAGCCGGAGGCGCGCTTCGAGTCCCTCGAGGTGTTCACCGAGGCCATCGAGAGCGTGGGCGGCCAGGCGGAGGTGGCGACGACGGAGCAGGTGGCCGCCTACGTGGAGCAGCTCTTCCCGCTGGACCGGGATCCGAAGCGGCAGGCGCTGCAGCGCGCCCGCTCGGCGGACCCGTCGGACTCCGGCTCGCAGGCGCCCCAGCCCGTGCTGGACGTGGCTCGGGCCATGGCGTCTCGCGCCTCGAGTCCCCAGGGGCCCACGCAGCCGCTGATGAGGCCCCCCGCCAGCATCGCCACCGAGAAGTCCCTGCCGCCCGGGCCCGCCACGCTGCCGCCCGAGCCGGCCACGGTTCGCGCCGAGCCTCGCGCGCGCCCGTCCCGGCGCCTGCTGCCCATCGTGCTGGGCGCCGTGCTGGCCCTGGCCGCCGTGGGAGGCGGCGCGGCGTGGCTGCTGCTGCGCCCGAGCGTGCTGCCCGCCGAGCGGATCGCCACCGCCGAGGCCGCCTCCAGCCGCGAGGAGCGGAGGTCCGCGCTGAAGGGGATTGCGCAGGACGAGAGCGCCACGGCGCAGGAGCTGGCCAGGGCGGGCTCGCTGCTGCTCGAGGTGGGCGGGCATGACGAGGCGATGGAGATCGCTGAGGCCTACACGCGGCGCTTCCCCAAGGACGTGGAGGCGCAGTTGTTGACGGCGCGTGCCGCCACCGAGCTGCGGATGGGCAAGCGGGCCGAGCGAGCCATCGAGGATGCCACCGCGCTGGCGCCCGGGGATGTGCGCCCGGCGCTGGCGCTGGCCGAGCTGAGGGAGCGCCAGGGAGACGTGTCCGGCGCCATCGCCGCGCTCTCCAAGGCGTACGAGAAGCGCCCGAAGGATGCACGGATTGCCCCGCGCTATGGGCGGCTGCTGTCCCAGGGTGGGAAGCTCGACGAGGCCTCGGACGTGCTGAGCGCGTGGACGAAGGACCACAACGACGCGGAGGCCCTGGCCGAGCTGGCCTTCGTGCGCTACCGCCAGGAGCGTGTGGAGGACGCGGCCTCGCTGCTCAAGCGTGCCCTCAGGAAGGCACCGAAGCTCGCCATCGCCCACTACTACCTGGGCGCCATCCTCTTCCGGCAGGGAGACACGGCGGGCGCCGAGCGCGCATACCGCGAGGCGGACCAGCTCGCGCCGGATGACCCGCGAGCCCTCTCCGCTCGCTGCCAGATCCACGCCCGCCAGGGCAATGCGTCCGCCGTGGCCGAGGCGAAGCGGGAGCTGACGAGTCGCTTCCCGGATAGAGCGGAAGCGCTCACGGCGCAGTGCAAGCCGACGGACTGAGCCAGCGAGGCATGGCGTCGTATTGCGGATCCAGCGCTGTGGCTGGGTGAGGAAGCGGTGTCGTAGCGTGAAGCCCTCCACTGGCTGAGGGGGGCTTCCGATGAGCACGTGTCTGGCGTGGG
Encoded here:
- a CDS encoding peroxiredoxin; the encoded protein is MLLPILVTGLFSSAVPQAGDTAPDFTVTDTDGKTHTLSELVKTGPVIVAFFPKAFTPGUTRELSAYRDRYADIEKLNGQVLAVSMDDAATLKKFKESLKAPFAFIPDPDGKVVKAFDVKTPVVSFAQRYTFVIGEGRKILKVESGKDAIDPEGAVMACPLRKPGSKPDAGTPSDAGT
- a CDS encoding amidohydrolase family protein, whose protein sequence is MGTVLKGGYVVELEPATVERVDLRIDDARIVARGPDLQPQPDDEVVALSGKLVFPGLVSAHHRLHMSLGRGMPEPALDSYQEALEKVRWRYEGALDLDAVQVAATAGGLEALQCGTTTVFDLHSSPKEILGSLTRVARGLHEVGVRGVLSYAVTDRAGAVGREEGLEETVSFTKKAKGRFRGQVGSGQCFTLGNEALEGLKQAVATTNTGLHVPLAEDPLDEKLSVERHGASPVARLMDVGLLSPQSLVAHAGHLAWGDLAQVISTGAWLVHTPRSNQRLEVGYAPALKFGARATLGADSLSADLFAEAQAAYLRSREAGQPIDVLRYLANGHRLASQAFELQVGPLREGALADLLILDYLPATPLTPENLAWHVVFGLGSRHVEAVMVDGSWRIWARRPLSVNPMVVADQAREAAAAVWARMAGT
- a CDS encoding protein kinase domain-containing protein encodes the protein MSPPEQNPSWLGRYRLSARIATGGMAEVYLGRRIEESGQRGPAVAVKRLLPHLVSDRRIVQMFLNEARITAQVHHPNVVTILELGIEDSEPFIAMELLEGRSFAELRAEAAERGQRVPLGVTLRVLVEACRGLDAAHRAVDEAGRPLRIVHRDFTPDNIHVGVNGAIKVIDFGIAKAETLGSGTEPGTLKGKFFYMSPEMIVGKTVDHRADIFAAGVMLYEQLCGRRPFTGLNPEEVLSRIAEGRPRPPTAFDPSVPHALEHICLTALHREPEARFESLEVFTEAIESVGGQAEVATTEQVAAYVEQLFPLDRDPKRQALQRARSADPSDSGSQAPQPVLDVARAMASRASSPQGPTQPLMRPPASIATEKSLPPGPATLPPEPATVRAEPRARPSRRLLPIVLGAVLALAAVGGGAAWLLLRPSVLPAERIATAEAASSREERRSALKGIAQDESATAQELARAGSLLLEVGGHDEAMEIAEAYTRRFPKDVEAQLLTARAATELRMGKRAERAIEDATALAPGDVRPALALAELRERQGDVSGAIAALSKAYEKRPKDARIAPRYGRLLSQGGKLDEASDVLSAWTKDHNDAEALAELAFVRYRQERVEDAASLLKRALRKAPKLAIAHYYLGAILFRQGDTAGAERAYREADQLAPDDPRALSARCQIHARQGNASAVAEAKRELTSRFPDRAEALTAQCKPTD